Proteins encoded together in one Bacteroides ovatus window:
- a CDS encoding arabinogalactan endo-beta-1,4-galactanase — protein sequence MIRKYIMIASALLCGSIFTACDDDNDTPTFPEKTETTYDMSGFARGADVSWLSEMESSGYKFYTSDGKEQECMSLLRDLGINAIRLRVWVNPENDTEDVKGWCNKGDVLLKAWRAHNLGYRLMIDFHYSDRWADPVQQAKPKAWENYTVEELEQAIADHTKDVLGAIKEMGIDVEWVQVGNETHQGMLFPTGQTTSSDGIKNFAKFINSGYNAVKEIYPNAKVIVHLDQGNDANLYNRIFGYLHDNNAKWDVIGMSLYPDMYPTEGAADDWEDMNNKCIANMKSLIAKYNTPVMMCEIGIPWDYSEAEDFFTDFMTKAKQVEQCLGVFSWEPQSYGGWKNYGKGIFDDSGKPTSAFNAFKR from the coding sequence ATGATACGAAAATATATAATGATAGCTTCCGCACTACTTTGCGGAAGCATCTTCACCGCTTGTGATGATGATAATGATACTCCGACTTTTCCGGAAAAGACGGAAACCACTTATGATATGTCCGGCTTCGCCCGGGGAGCTGATGTCAGTTGGCTGTCGGAAATGGAAAGTTCCGGATATAAATTCTATACCTCCGATGGAAAAGAACAGGAATGTATGTCTCTGCTTCGCGACCTGGGTATAAATGCAATTCGTCTACGTGTATGGGTGAACCCGGAAAATGACACGGAAGATGTAAAAGGCTGGTGCAATAAGGGTGACGTATTGCTCAAAGCATGGAGAGCGCATAATTTGGGCTATCGCCTGATGATCGACTTCCATTACAGTGACAGATGGGCCGATCCTGTTCAACAAGCCAAACCCAAAGCCTGGGAAAACTATACGGTAGAAGAACTGGAACAGGCGATTGCCGACCATACCAAAGATGTACTCGGTGCAATCAAAGAGATGGGCATTGACGTGGAATGGGTGCAAGTAGGCAATGAGACTCATCAGGGAATGCTATTCCCCACTGGACAAACAACGAGTAGTGACGGTATTAAAAACTTTGCGAAATTCATTAACTCCGGCTACAATGCTGTTAAAGAGATTTATCCGAATGCGAAAGTGATTGTACACCTCGACCAGGGAAATGATGCCAATCTATACAACCGGATTTTCGGTTATTTGCATGACAACAATGCCAAATGGGACGTCATCGGTATGTCTCTTTATCCGGATATGTACCCGACAGAGGGAGCAGCCGATGATTGGGAAGATATGAACAACAAATGTATTGCCAATATGAAAAGTCTGATTGCCAAATACAACACTCCGGTGATGATGTGCGAAATTGGTATTCCCTGGGACTATTCCGAAGCTGAAGACTTTTTCACAGACTTTATGACGAAAGCCAAACAAGTGGAACAATGCCTTGGTGTATTCTCCTGGGAACCGCAGAGTTATGGTGGTTGGAAGAACTATGGAAAGGGCATTTTTGATGATAGTGGTAAACCCACCAGCGCATTTAATGCTTTCAAGAGATAA
- a CDS encoding cellulase family glycosylhydrolase, translated as MKRLLILTFICLISAFVKVQGKSSSTPIIYIDGNGVMRWSDTRREASFFGVNYTLPFAHAYRAIGYLELDRKAAIDKDVYHISRLGLNAYRIHLWDVELTDGQGNLLENEHLDLMDYLIAKLKERNIHIVITAQTNFGNGYPERNIQTGGFSYKYDKCDMHSHPEAIAAQETYLHGLVKHVNPYTGLAYKDDPSIVGFEINNEPCHSGTKKEVKAYINRMLKAINKTGNRKPVFYNVSHNGYVVEAYYETAIQGTTYQWYPIGLVSGQTQQGNFLPYIDRYDIPFSDKVKGFDKKTRMVYEFDPADIMYSYMYPAMVRTFRTAGFQWITQFAYDPMDIAYANTEYQTHFLNLAYTPHKAISMKIAAEAARSLKRGESYGSYPQDTLFGDGFRVSYTEDLSELNNGKKFYYSNHTNTQPKDASQLVSIAGCGSSPIIHYEGTGAYFMDCLEPGVWRLEVMPDAVVVNDPFAKPSLDKEVVTIAYGAWDMALQIPDLGMEFTFTALNQGNQQKGDVTDGIIRGLRPGTYLLKRKNCTPKQNWQADSQWNSIRIGEYVAPAPRVTDYKVVHTPSATTEANKDLTISAQVVGTEFPDSVIIYTDKISFWNEHNPYIKMKRTGGYTYQATIPATEIKDDCFRYNIIVCRGNSTRTYPTGNSGYRNSSLGIKGNPLDWNYTSGAYWTTRVVAPDSAIPLLTITDADSRIEAYTLPEWNDLQRTLVDSSPVEKPLLRFRFTPKGENPHYFLRTFVKNLIEERKERVKDCSVLCIRVNRTKALPEGFSAGFVTSDGYTYKSPCPAPSSEGIIRIPLKDLRQTDTALLPIAYPTFLKQYFHPETEIAFLPERIEKLELSMSGNKKGLVEIELGNIWLE; from the coding sequence ATGAAAAGACTGTTGATCCTTACCTTTATTTGTTTGATATCTGCCTTTGTCAAAGTGCAAGGCAAATCATCCTCTACACCTATTATATATATAGATGGAAATGGGGTGATGCGTTGGAGTGACACCCGCCGGGAGGCTTCCTTTTTCGGTGTTAATTATACGCTGCCTTTCGCCCATGCTTACCGTGCCATTGGATATTTGGAACTGGACCGCAAAGCTGCCATAGATAAAGATGTATATCATATCTCCCGTCTGGGACTGAATGCTTACCGTATTCATTTATGGGATGTGGAACTGACAGACGGACAGGGAAATCTCCTCGAAAACGAGCATCTCGACTTGATGGACTACCTGATTGCCAAACTCAAAGAACGCAATATTCATATTGTGATTACCGCGCAGACCAACTTCGGGAACGGATATCCCGAACGAAACATACAGACGGGCGGCTTCTCCTATAAATATGATAAATGCGATATGCACTCCCACCCGGAAGCTATCGCTGCACAAGAAACCTATCTTCATGGTTTGGTGAAGCACGTCAATCCATATACGGGGTTAGCTTATAAAGACGATCCCTCCATTGTTGGGTTCGAAATCAATAATGAACCTTGTCATTCCGGTACGAAGAAAGAGGTAAAAGCCTATATCAACCGGATGCTGAAAGCGATCAATAAAACAGGAAACCGCAAACCTGTATTCTATAATGTAAGCCACAACGGATATGTAGTAGAGGCTTATTACGAAACTGCCATTCAGGGAACTACTTATCAATGGTATCCCATCGGACTGGTATCTGGACAGACACAGCAGGGAAATTTCCTTCCCTATATAGACCGCTATGATATTCCCTTTTCCGATAAAGTGAAAGGATTCGATAAGAAAACACGGATGGTATATGAGTTCGATCCGGCAGATATCATGTATTCTTATATGTATCCGGCCATGGTACGCACTTTCCGTACAGCAGGTTTTCAATGGATTACCCAGTTTGCGTATGATCCGATGGATATCGCTTATGCCAATACGGAATATCAGACTCATTTCTTGAATCTTGCCTATACGCCTCATAAAGCCATCAGTATGAAGATAGCTGCCGAAGCTGCACGCAGTCTGAAAAGAGGTGAATCATACGGCAGTTATCCACAGGACACTTTATTTGGTGACGGTTTTCGTGTCAGTTATACAGAGGACTTGAGCGAATTAAATAATGGAAAGAAATTCTATTATTCCAATCATACCAACACCCAGCCCAAAGATGCGTCACAACTTGTTTCCATTGCCGGTTGTGGCAGTTCTCCGATCATTCATTATGAGGGAACAGGTGCTTATTTCATGGATTGCCTCGAACCGGGAGTCTGGAGACTGGAAGTGATGCCGGACGCGGTAGTAGTGAACGATCCGTTTGCCAAACCGTCACTCGATAAAGAAGTGGTTACCATCGCTTATGGTGCTTGGGACATGGCTTTGCAAATACCTGATTTAGGGATGGAATTTACCTTTACGGCCCTCAATCAAGGAAATCAGCAGAAAGGAGATGTGACAGACGGGATTATCCGCGGACTTCGTCCGGGTACCTATCTGCTGAAACGTAAAAACTGTACGCCCAAACAGAACTGGCAGGCAGACTCTCAATGGAATTCCATCCGCATCGGAGAGTATGTGGCTCCTGCTCCACGTGTGACGGATTATAAAGTCGTTCATACTCCATCGGCAACCACTGAAGCAAATAAGGATTTGACGATTAGTGCACAGGTGGTAGGAACCGAATTCCCGGATTCTGTGATTATCTACACCGATAAGATATCTTTTTGGAATGAGCATAATCCATATATCAAGATGAAACGTACAGGCGGATATACCTATCAAGCAACGATACCCGCTACAGAAATAAAGGATGATTGTTTCAGGTATAACATCATCGTATGCCGGGGCAACAGCACTCGCACTTATCCCACAGGAAATTCCGGTTACAGGAATTCATCATTGGGAATAAAGGGAAATCCACTGGACTGGAATTATACTTCCGGAGCCTATTGGACTACTCGTGTTGTTGCCCCAGACAGTGCGATACCACTATTGACTATTACGGACGCAGATAGCCGGATAGAAGCATACACGCTTCCCGAATGGAATGATCTCCAACGTACTTTGGTTGATTCTTCTCCGGTGGAAAAACCTTTGCTCCGGTTCCGGTTTACTCCTAAAGGAGAAAATCCGCACTATTTCCTCCGCACGTTCGTAAAGAACCTGATTGAAGAAAGAAAAGAAAGAGTAAAGGATTGTAGCGTTCTCTGTATCCGGGTAAATCGCACGAAAGCACTTCCGGAAGGATTCAGTGCCGGTTTCGTAACGTCAGACGGATATACTTATAAAAGCCCTTGTCCTGCTCCATCATCGGAGGGAATCATACGGATACCGTTGAAAGATTTACGCCAGACAGACACGGCGCTGCTGCCGATAGCTTATCCGACATTCTTGAAACAGTATTTCCATCCGGAAACGGAAATCGCATTTTTACCGGAAAGGATTGAGAAGCTGGAGCTGTCAATGTCAGGAAACAAGAAAGGTTTAGTTGAGATTGAACTAGGAAATATCTGGCTGGAATAA
- a CDS encoding RagB/SusD family nutrient uptake outer membrane protein → MKKIFYTALYFCSALLMSSCIGDLDQYPHEEETSSTIYTSAANYKAVLGKIYAAMVTTGQEKNGDNDLSSNSGQDYMRCFFNLQECGTDEVASTWLSGDNVTGLTYLSWDANDPWVSDMYYRIYYNIALCNEFLRNATDEKIAQFTDQEQTEIRIYRAEARFMRALFYYHALDLFRNIPFVTENDPLVGYLPPRYTAQQIFDYIESELNAIKDEMLNKANCPYGRASQGAAYTLLAKLYLNAEVYTQTSKYNECIKACKKVIEQGYQLESDYYKLFNADNDKRTNEIIFTLPVDATNLVSWGSSTYIVCGAVSNTSEKQIPEDYGVKSGWGMFRVRGEIPQLFSGNEEADQRYMFFTDGQTRDLEKIDDQSNGYFVEKWTNLTDAGQTASNTADGGVNTDYPLFRLADVYLMMAEAVVRGGTEATLANVLPYINELQERAFGDNTHNKSESEINELFIINERARELYWEGYRRTDLIRFNQFTTNSYVWQWKGGVKDGKAVESKYNIYPIPATELTANPNLYNENY, encoded by the coding sequence ATGAAAAAGATATTTTATACAGCCCTTTATTTTTGCAGCGCACTCCTGATGAGTTCCTGCATAGGCGACTTGGACCAATATCCACACGAAGAAGAAACATCTTCTACCATATATACCAGTGCTGCAAACTATAAAGCCGTTCTGGGAAAAATCTATGCAGCCATGGTGACCACCGGACAGGAAAAGAATGGTGACAACGATTTGAGTAGTAACAGCGGACAGGATTATATGCGCTGTTTCTTCAACTTGCAGGAATGTGGAACGGATGAAGTGGCTTCTACCTGGCTGTCCGGTGACAACGTAACGGGACTGACGTATTTGAGTTGGGACGCTAATGATCCTTGGGTATCGGATATGTATTACCGTATCTATTACAACATTGCTTTATGTAATGAGTTTCTCCGCAATGCCACCGATGAAAAGATAGCACAGTTCACGGACCAGGAGCAGACTGAAATTCGTATTTATCGTGCCGAAGCCCGTTTCATGCGTGCTTTATTCTACTATCACGCACTCGATCTGTTCCGCAATATCCCGTTTGTGACGGAAAATGACCCGCTAGTCGGATATCTGCCTCCCCGCTATACAGCCCAACAGATTTTCGATTATATTGAAAGTGAACTGAATGCCATTAAAGATGAAATGCTAAATAAAGCGAACTGTCCTTACGGACGCGCTTCCCAAGGAGCTGCATATACATTACTTGCCAAATTATATCTGAATGCGGAAGTTTATACCCAGACTTCCAAATACAACGAATGTATCAAAGCCTGTAAAAAGGTTATCGAACAGGGTTATCAACTGGAAAGCGATTATTACAAGCTGTTTAATGCCGACAATGACAAACGTACGAACGAAATAATCTTCACCCTCCCGGTAGACGCAACCAATCTCGTGTCATGGGGATCATCCACTTACATTGTTTGTGGCGCAGTGAGCAACACGTCCGAAAAACAGATACCGGAAGATTACGGTGTAAAATCAGGATGGGGTATGTTCCGTGTACGCGGAGAAATTCCTCAACTTTTCTCCGGTAACGAAGAAGCCGACCAGCGATATATGTTCTTTACCGACGGACAAACCCGGGACCTGGAAAAGATAGATGACCAAAGCAATGGCTATTTCGTAGAAAAATGGACTAACCTGACTGATGCCGGACAGACTGCTTCCAACACCGCAGACGGTGGTGTAAATACAGATTATCCCCTATTCCGTCTGGCCGATGTATATTTAATGATGGCAGAAGCTGTGGTACGTGGAGGAACGGAAGCGACTCTGGCAAATGTACTGCCTTATATCAATGAGCTACAGGAACGTGCTTTCGGCGACAACACTCATAACAAAAGCGAGTCTGAAATCAACGAACTGTTTATCATCAACGAACGTGCCCGTGAACTGTATTGGGAGGGGTATCGCCGTACGGACTTGATCCGCTTCAATCAATTTACAACCAACAGCTATGTATGGCAATGGAAAGGTGGCGTAAAAGACGGTAAGGCAGTAGAGAGCAAATACAATATCTATCCGATACCTGCTACCGAACTGACGGCCAATCCAAACTTATACAATGAAAACTATTAA
- a CDS encoding DUF5114 domain-containing protein, with translation MKKLNNLFTLLSALLLLGACEKDGDTYFLSSPEENELIASANSVVLTKETAKFYALSLAWTDQTLQVSDPRYQPTTGVQTSVQVSRTEDFSGQILETTESGVSKTYSVSALNIVAYQLKATPEEEAPLYFRLAGRNGSNIAPVYSNVVKVMVTPYEIDMRFANIINKGDGKDSGKDLYAANADGNYIGFMGATSWEGFYLQEADGTVWHTAKSGSTATPFFLTTDAAEGTWDLWFPGQSGCYYTNVNTTKKLWTALWMPTLNVSGIDGGITMEYKRDKNQWQGIFTATGAGTINIQMNGTGKLYDNTSVSGADNSIDDTKAKDTPFAFSGSANELTFNTGTNVSAGNITVNVPAAGECTLIIDLNDPQAWKVEVTEGGSVEPTYPSYLEMQGADSWWGKLYRKLEPGKTAGTYRTVFQTVSNENFQIVDPSTDTWYGSDPNNLYSLALTTGEHYNIWFDGSGKKSYTIEVDYVNLTWKPTEIKQINVYGTFNGWSTAKDLMIYDEETGIWSAECDITTIGDGFYFLMNTDPDQISWDWRLYYTSESGLYLSDQNGDNIKPTKEGKYRITLDLNKMEFTMTEITE, from the coding sequence ATGAAAAAACTAAATAATCTATTCACTTTACTTTCCGCCCTCCTATTACTAGGTGCTTGCGAGAAAGATGGGGATACCTATTTTCTCTCCAGCCCGGAAGAGAACGAATTGATAGCTTCTGCCAATTCTGTCGTACTGACAAAGGAGACAGCCAAGTTTTATGCTTTGTCGCTTGCCTGGACTGACCAGACGCTGCAAGTGAGCGATCCAAGATACCAGCCTACCACCGGTGTACAAACTTCCGTACAGGTTTCACGCACGGAAGATTTCTCCGGGCAGATTCTGGAAACGACCGAAAGTGGAGTATCAAAGACGTACTCTGTCTCCGCTTTAAATATCGTCGCTTATCAGTTGAAAGCTACTCCCGAAGAAGAAGCGCCGCTCTATTTCCGGCTTGCCGGAAGAAACGGAAGTAACATCGCTCCTGTATACAGTAATGTGGTAAAAGTCATGGTTACTCCTTATGAAATTGATATGCGATTTGCCAATATTATCAATAAGGGAGACGGCAAGGATTCAGGAAAAGATCTGTATGCAGCCAATGCGGATGGCAACTATATCGGCTTTATGGGAGCCACTTCTTGGGAAGGTTTCTATCTACAGGAAGCCGATGGTACTGTTTGGCACACAGCCAAATCGGGCAGTACGGCTACTCCGTTCTTCCTGACAACTGACGCTGCTGAAGGAACGTGGGATTTGTGGTTCCCCGGTCAATCGGGCTGTTACTATACGAATGTCAATACCACCAAAAAACTATGGACTGCCTTATGGATGCCAACACTCAATGTAAGTGGCATCGACGGAGGTATCACGATGGAATACAAACGTGACAAGAATCAATGGCAGGGCATATTTACTGCTACAGGAGCCGGCACTATCAATATTCAGATGAATGGAACAGGTAAACTATATGATAACACCAGCGTCAGCGGAGCTGATAACAGCATTGATGATACGAAAGCCAAAGATACTCCTTTCGCCTTTAGTGGTTCTGCTAATGAATTGACATTCAATACCGGGACGAATGTTTCTGCCGGAAATATTACAGTAAACGTACCAGCAGCCGGAGAATGTACATTGATTATTGACCTGAACGACCCGCAAGCATGGAAAGTGGAAGTGACGGAAGGAGGAAGTGTAGAACCGACTTATCCCTCTTATCTGGAAATGCAAGGTGCCGACTCATGGTGGGGAAAGTTATACCGCAAACTTGAACCCGGTAAAACTGCGGGAACTTATCGCACTGTATTCCAAACCGTCAGCAATGAAAACTTCCAGATAGTAGACCCATCAACAGACACATGGTATGGCTCTGATCCCAACAATCTTTATAGCCTTGCTCTTACAACAGGAGAGCATTACAACATCTGGTTCGATGGTTCCGGCAAGAAAAGTTATACAATCGAAGTAGATTATGTCAACTTAACCTGGAAGCCTACTGAAATCAAACAAATCAATGTATATGGAACTTTCAATGGCTGGTCAACGGCTAAAGACCTGATGATATATGATGAGGAAACCGGAATATGGAGCGCAGAATGCGATATCACCACCATCGGTGACGGATTCTACTTCCTCATGAATACGGATCCCGATCAGATTAGCTGGGACTGGAGATTGTACTATACTTCTGAAAGTGGGCTCTATCTAAGTGATCAGAATGGTGATAACATTAAACCCACTAAGGAGGGTAAATATCGCATTACGCTGGATCTCAACAAGATGGAGTTTACAATGACTGAAATCACTGAATAA
- a CDS encoding SusC/RagA family TonB-linked outer membrane protein, protein MNRNILNLRHLTVLLMLCTAFLGGIIPAFAQQGGKKITGQVIDENKEPMIGVSILIVGTSTGTVTDFDGNYTLNVPQGSKELQFSYVGYETKVVPVPANSTTLNIQLKSDSQVLSDVVVIGYGTQRKSDLTGSVTNVSSKDFNMGLVSSPEQLINGKISGVQIMSNSGSPTAGSTIRVRGGASLNASNDPLIVLDGVPLEQGGISGNDGNFLSLINPNDIESMTILKDASSTAIYGSRASNGVILITTKKGSSDKLKITFSTTNSVQTRTKLADMLSYDEFVNTIQSKGTDAQRALLGTTHTDWNDEIYQNAFGTDNNLSVAGKITKNLPFRASIGYYNQSGLLRTDNAERYTGSITLNPSFFKDHLKLNINAKGSINKNTFANTSAIWAASTMNPTIPVYSGLDTFGGYTEAIDNTGAPVNGAVMNPVGLLNMNDSQSTVKRFIGNIDADYRLHFFPDLKLHATLGYDYAQGKGSVYVPAEAAQNYTTSGLDYSYGPQKKENRLLTLYANYNKLVESIKSSFDVTAGYDYQYWKSTTPLYSEMNTLGEIQKTSKASDERHVLLSYYGRLNYSFNSRYMLTTTVRRDATSRFAKNVRWGTFPSVALGWRVTEESFLKDNKVISTLKVRASYGVTGQQDGIGNYNYLPIYTISQSGAGSLIGDTPTPTYRPKAYVPNLKWETTTSWNMGFDFGFLKDRITGSFDYYTRQTKDLIATVPAAAGTTFDRNITTNVGNVDSQGVEFSLNATPIQTKDWNWDLSFNMTWQKMKVKNLSLTAGTPATNTSVGPYIDSYQVQTLSEGYAPYMFYVYHQLYDEKTGKPIEGAYVDLDGDGQINSNDLYRYHSPAPDYILGFSTSLRYKKWTLSTSLRANIGNYVYNAMAMNSGAWETVSYNSYQLNNLSSTYLKTGFQTRQYLSDYYVENASFLKMDNLSLGYNFGTIYKGCSLNVSAMVQNVFCITKYSGVDPEIPDGVDNSFYPRPRTFSLNIGINF, encoded by the coding sequence ATGAACAGGAATATCTTAAATCTACGCCATCTGACTGTACTACTTATGTTGTGTACAGCCTTTTTAGGAGGCATCATTCCTGCCTTCGCCCAACAAGGAGGCAAGAAAATCACCGGACAAGTGATTGACGAGAACAAGGAACCGATGATCGGAGTAAGTATCCTCATTGTCGGTACTTCTACCGGAACAGTGACCGATTTCGACGGTAATTATACACTCAATGTGCCACAAGGCAGCAAAGAGTTGCAATTCTCTTATGTAGGATATGAAACAAAGGTAGTACCAGTTCCTGCCAACAGTACTACTTTGAATATCCAGTTGAAAAGTGATTCACAGGTATTGAGCGACGTTGTAGTAATCGGCTATGGTACGCAGCGTAAAAGCGACCTGACAGGTTCGGTAACTAACGTCAGCAGCAAGGACTTCAACATGGGATTGGTCAGCTCTCCCGAGCAACTGATTAATGGTAAGATTTCCGGTGTGCAAATCATGTCCAACAGTGGTTCTCCCACTGCGGGAAGTACGATCCGTGTGCGTGGTGGTGCTTCACTGAACGCTAGTAATGACCCTTTGATCGTACTGGACGGCGTTCCTTTGGAACAGGGAGGCATCAGCGGTAATGACGGGAATTTCCTTAGCCTCATCAACCCGAACGATATTGAAAGTATGACCATTCTGAAAGATGCTTCTTCGACTGCCATTTATGGTTCGCGCGCATCCAACGGGGTTATTCTGATTACTACCAAGAAAGGAAGTTCGGATAAACTGAAGATTACATTCAGTACGACCAACTCTGTACAAACCCGTACCAAATTGGCAGATATGTTGAGTTACGATGAATTTGTCAATACCATCCAAAGCAAAGGAACCGATGCACAACGGGCGTTACTCGGCACGACACATACGGACTGGAACGATGAGATTTATCAAAATGCCTTCGGTACGGATAATAATCTAAGTGTTGCTGGAAAGATTACCAAAAACTTACCTTTCCGTGCATCTATCGGTTACTACAACCAGAGTGGTTTATTACGTACTGACAACGCGGAGCGTTACACCGGAAGCATTACATTGAATCCGTCTTTCTTTAAAGACCACTTAAAACTGAATATCAATGCTAAAGGTTCTATCAATAAGAACACATTTGCCAATACAAGTGCCATTTGGGCTGCTTCGACCATGAATCCTACCATTCCAGTATATTCGGGTCTAGACACATTCGGCGGATATACGGAAGCAATTGACAACACCGGTGCTCCTGTGAACGGAGCAGTCATGAATCCGGTGGGACTTCTCAATATGAATGACTCACAAAGTACAGTAAAACGTTTTATCGGAAACATTGATGCAGACTATCGTCTTCACTTCTTCCCCGATTTGAAGTTGCATGCTACGTTAGGTTATGACTATGCACAAGGTAAAGGAAGTGTATATGTTCCGGCAGAAGCTGCACAGAATTACACCACTTCCGGTTTGGATTACAGCTATGGCCCACAGAAAAAAGAAAACCGTCTGTTGACTCTGTATGCCAACTACAACAAATTGGTGGAATCCATTAAGAGTAGTTTTGATGTAACAGCCGGTTACGATTATCAGTACTGGAAATCCACGACTCCGCTTTATAGCGAAATGAACACGTTGGGAGAAATACAGAAAACATCGAAAGCCTCTGACGAACGCCATGTATTACTCTCTTATTATGGCCGTTTGAACTACTCGTTCAACTCCCGCTATATGCTGACTACTACTGTACGTCGCGATGCCACTTCGCGCTTCGCTAAAAATGTACGTTGGGGTACGTTCCCGTCAGTAGCATTAGGATGGAGAGTGACAGAAGAATCATTCCTGAAAGACAATAAAGTTATCAGTACGCTGAAAGTGCGTGCCAGTTATGGTGTCACCGGGCAGCAAGACGGTATAGGCAATTACAACTACCTCCCTATCTATACGATCAGCCAAAGTGGTGCCGGTTCCCTTATCGGAGATACCCCGACTCCTACTTACCGCCCCAAAGCGTATGTACCCAACCTGAAATGGGAAACAACCACTTCATGGAATATGGGTTTTGATTTCGGTTTCCTCAAAGACCGTATCACCGGTAGTTTCGACTACTACACCCGTCAGACCAAAGACCTGATTGCCACCGTACCTGCTGCTGCCGGTACTACATTCGATCGTAACATCACGACCAATGTCGGAAATGTGGACAGTCAGGGCGTGGAATTCAGTCTGAACGCAACGCCCATACAGACCAAGGACTGGAACTGGGACTTGAGTTTCAACATGACATGGCAGAAGATGAAAGTGAAAAACTTATCACTGACAGCCGGTACGCCTGCCACCAACACTTCTGTAGGTCCGTATATCGACAGTTATCAGGTACAGACATTGAGCGAGGGATATGCTCCTTATATGTTCTACGTTTACCATCAGCTGTATGATGAAAAAACCGGCAAACCGATAGAAGGAGCTTACGTAGACCTTGACGGGGACGGACAAATCAACTCGAACGACTTGTACCGCTACCACTCTCCGGCTCCCGACTATATCCTCGGTTTCAGTACCTCATTGCGTTACAAGAAGTGGACATTGAGCACCAGCCTGCGTGCCAATATCGGAAACTATGTCTATAATGCGATGGCTATGAACAGCGGTGCCTGGGAAACTGTCAGCTATAACTCTTATCAGCTAAACAACCTGTCATCAACCTATCTGAAAACAGGATTCCAGACACGTCAATATCTCTCTGACTACTATGTAGAGAATGCTTCTTTCCTGAAAATGGATAATCTCTCATTGGGTTACAACTTCGGCACTATTTATAAAGGATGCAGTCTGAATGTGAGTGCCATGGTGCAAAATGTATTCTGTATCACCAAATACAGCGGCGTTGACCCGGAAATTCCCGACGGTGTGGATAATTCGTTTTATCCACGCCCACGTACTTTCTCTCTCAACATAGGTATTAACTTCTAA